A single window of Paraburkholderia youngii DNA harbors:
- a CDS encoding amidase: MSRVLANGDATSSEFIAHSLALAEATNSWLKCLITVTSERGREQAAAADDRRRRGASLGLLDGVPYVAKDAFNTAGIRTTAGSRVYAEHYPTEDSVVVRKLADAGAVLIGKANMHEFAYGATGENLFTGTTVNPWDRSRLAGGSSGGSAAAVAAGIVPFALGTDTGGSVRVPAALCGVTGFKPSFGLLDSTGVIPFCWTLDHVGIIAASADDVSIVTAWLTDLDTFSPVKCARSLRVGVLPDAALVLQPSVRAGYESALAALRGLGARFHEIELPDAAESRTVSLTIQLAEALAYHSPLIETCGEKYGADIRSGFILGQQLSAESYVQCQRLLTEYRRSFSRQFDNVDVVLTPTCPIVAPEIGSTRVPIGEQLCPVGNALTLYTSFFNLVGAPAVALPSGQDDRGLPVSVQLVGAAGADKWVLQLARRLEKDLAQV; encoded by the coding sequence ATGTCGCGAGTGCTAGCCAATGGCGACGCTACGTCGTCTGAGTTTATCGCGCATAGTCTGGCGCTTGCGGAGGCGACCAATTCATGGCTGAAATGCCTGATAACCGTGACCAGTGAACGCGGTCGGGAGCAAGCAGCGGCGGCGGATGATCGGCGTCGCCGCGGGGCTTCGCTAGGATTGCTGGACGGCGTTCCCTACGTCGCAAAGGATGCTTTCAACACAGCGGGCATCCGGACAACGGCCGGGAGCCGGGTATATGCGGAGCACTATCCAACGGAAGATTCCGTAGTCGTTCGAAAGCTTGCGGATGCTGGCGCTGTCCTGATTGGCAAAGCGAATATGCACGAGTTTGCCTATGGCGCGACCGGCGAAAACCTGTTCACTGGCACAACAGTCAACCCGTGGGACCGGAGTCGATTGGCTGGCGGGTCCAGCGGGGGATCCGCCGCAGCTGTGGCAGCCGGCATCGTGCCATTTGCGTTGGGCACCGATACCGGCGGCTCAGTGCGCGTTCCTGCCGCGCTGTGCGGCGTCACCGGATTCAAGCCGTCTTTTGGACTGCTCGACTCGACGGGAGTAATCCCGTTTTGCTGGACGTTGGACCACGTGGGGATCATTGCTGCAAGCGCGGACGACGTGTCGATTGTTACGGCATGGCTGACCGACCTGGACACATTCAGTCCCGTCAAGTGCGCAAGGTCGCTCCGGGTGGGCGTACTGCCCGACGCAGCTCTCGTTCTTCAACCCTCGGTCAGAGCCGGTTATGAGTCGGCTCTGGCTGCGCTGCGCGGGCTGGGAGCCCGTTTTCACGAGATCGAGTTGCCCGATGCCGCCGAATCTCGAACAGTGTCGCTCACGATCCAGCTCGCCGAGGCGCTCGCCTATCACTCGCCGTTGATCGAGACGTGCGGGGAAAAGTATGGTGCCGATATCAGGAGTGGTTTTATATTAGGTCAGCAGTTGTCCGCTGAGAGTTACGTGCAATGTCAAAGGCTTCTGACCGAATATCGACGCTCCTTCTCGCGCCAGTTCGACAATGTCGACGTAGTTCTCACACCTACCTGTCCAATCGTCGCCCCTGAGATCGGGAGCACCAGGGTGCCGATCGGCGAGCAACTGTGTCCCGTCGGGAATGCGCTGACACTTTACACCTCGTTTTTCAACCTCGTCGGAGCGCCCGCAGTTGCACTGCCATCAGGACAGGATGACAGAGGGCTCCCAGTAAGTGTGCAACTTGTTGGCGCCGCAGGTGCCGACAAGTGGGTTCTCCAGTTGGCCCGGCGTTTGGAGAAGGACTTGGCGCAGGTCTAA
- the hutG gene encoding N-formylglutamate deformylase, with amino-acid sequence MTKVYDLTRGNAPLLISIPHLGTSIPDDLREKYTDSALRLSDTDWHLDKLYEFAHKLGATVTSAHLSRYVIDLNRPSSDENLYPGQQTTGLCPEQTFRGETVYRDRQTPTADEKNLRVKSYWQPYHDRLAEELRRLREEHPHVLLWEAHSIASVLPRLFQGKLPDLNIGTQDGRTAADSVLQAAINATAESGYSWISNGRFKGGFITRHYGVPSSGIHAIQLEMCQSTYMDEDLPFHLIPDRARLVIPTLETMVGRSLDAVSAL; translated from the coding sequence GTGACAAAAGTATATGATTTGACGCGAGGGAACGCCCCGCTACTTATTTCGATTCCCCATCTCGGGACAAGCATCCCAGACGACCTACGAGAGAAATACACCGACTCCGCGCTAAGGCTTTCCGACACTGACTGGCATCTCGACAAACTCTACGAGTTCGCGCATAAGCTCGGGGCGACGGTCACGAGTGCGCACTTGTCCCGCTATGTCATCGATTTGAACAGACCATCTTCTGACGAGAATCTTTATCCCGGGCAACAGACCACCGGCTTATGTCCGGAACAGACGTTCCGTGGCGAGACTGTCTATCGCGATAGGCAGACTCCGACGGCAGATGAAAAGAATTTGCGAGTAAAGTCATACTGGCAACCGTACCATGATCGCCTTGCAGAAGAACTGCGTCGACTTCGCGAGGAACATCCGCATGTACTTCTGTGGGAAGCGCATTCGATTGCGAGCGTTCTACCGCGGCTGTTCCAGGGCAAACTCCCAGATCTGAACATCGGAACGCAGGACGGCCGCACTGCGGCCGATTCGGTACTTCAAGCTGCAATCAATGCAACAGCGGAAAGCGGGTATTCCTGGATTAGCAACGGCCGATTCAAGGGCGGGTTTATCACCCGTCATTACGGAGTGCCGTCATCCGGTATCCATGCCATCCAGCTTGAGATGTGTCAGAGTACTTACATGGACGAAGATCTTCCGTTTCACCTAATCCCGGATCGCGCGCGGCTGGTTATACCAACATTGGAAACAATGGTCGGTAGGTCACTGGATGCAGTCAGTGCATTGTGA
- a CDS encoding IS630 family transposase: MTKRPGRPRAHDDETVAELLAKVLHEKPGGATHWSARSAAAQTGISKSSVARYLSLFGVQPHRSKSFKLSTDPYFVEKVRDIVGLYLSPPTNALVLCVDEKSQCQALERTQPVLPMGLGYLEGVTHDYIRHGTTTLFAALNAATGEVIAQCKSRHRHQEFLALLKHIDHAVPEDLDVHLIVDNYATHKHPKVKGWLAKHERYYMHFTPTYSSWLNQVERWFGMITQQAIRRGSFRNVRQLITSIERYVERYNHHNRPS; the protein is encoded by the coding sequence ATGACGAAGCGTCCGGGGCGGCCGCGCGCGCACGACGATGAAACGGTGGCCGAGCTACTGGCAAAGGTGCTGCACGAGAAACCGGGTGGCGCAACGCACTGGAGCGCGCGTTCAGCTGCTGCGCAAACGGGCATTTCGAAGAGCTCGGTGGCCCGGTATCTGTCGCTGTTCGGTGTGCAGCCTCATCGCTCGAAGAGCTTTAAGCTTTCTACCGATCCGTACTTCGTCGAGAAGGTGCGCGACATTGTCGGCCTGTATCTGAGTCCGCCCACCAACGCGCTGGTGCTGTGTGTCGACGAGAAGAGCCAATGCCAGGCACTTGAGCGCACGCAGCCAGTGTTGCCGATGGGTCTGGGCTATCTCGAAGGTGTGACGCACGACTACATCCGGCATGGCACCACAACGTTGTTTGCTGCGCTCAATGCGGCGACCGGCGAGGTCATCGCACAATGCAAGTCGCGTCACCGGCATCAGGAGTTTCTGGCCCTTCTGAAGCACATTGATCACGCAGTTCCCGAGGATCTTGACGTGCATCTGATCGTCGATAACTACGCTACGCATAAACACCCGAAGGTCAAGGGATGGCTGGCGAAACACGAGCGTTATTACATGCACTTCACGCCGACTTATTCGAGCTGGCTCAATCAGGTTGAGCGCTGGTTTGGCATGATCACGCAGCAGGCTATCAGACGCGGATCCTTCAGAAATGTGCGCCAACTGATCACCAGCATCGAGCGCTATGTCGAACGCTACAACCACCACAACCGTCCATCTTGA
- a CDS encoding IS5 family transposase encodes MRGADTFTESLFSVRKLDDFVPKSHPLRSIRVMANEALAKMDRLFAGMYEADIKGGRPSIAPEKLLRAMLIQILYSIRSERQLMEQVQYNLLFRWFIGLAMDDEVWVPTVFTKNRERLIKHDAVIEFFNAVVAIAEKKCLLSGEHFSVDGTLIQAWAGHKSFVRKNGDDQDNDGSGAGDFKGEKRSNETHQSRTDPDAQLYRKGKTASELRYRGHTLTDNRHGLVVNAGVTRADGHAERGAAKIMIHDVRQAAEDPNVEITLGADKGYDAQEFIEACQQMKVTPHVAQNTSGRRSAVPDTIASSAGYAISQQKRKLIEQGFGWAKTVGRMRQVMVRGLKKVDQMFVLNMTAYNLVRMRSLAQIRP; translated from the coding sequence ATGCGCGGCGCCGACACGTTCACCGAGAGTTTGTTTTCCGTACGCAAGCTGGACGACTTCGTGCCCAAGTCGCATCCGTTGCGTTCGATCCGCGTGATGGCGAACGAAGCGCTGGCGAAGATGGATCGACTGTTCGCGGGGATGTACGAAGCTGACATAAAGGGTGGACGGCCGAGCATCGCGCCAGAGAAGTTGCTGCGAGCCATGCTGATCCAGATCCTTTACAGCATTCGCTCGGAGCGCCAACTCATGGAGCAGGTGCAGTACAACCTGCTGTTTCGCTGGTTCATCGGCCTGGCCATGGATGACGAGGTGTGGGTGCCCACGGTCTTCACGAAGAACCGGGAGCGTCTGATCAAGCACGATGCCGTGATCGAATTCTTCAACGCCGTAGTGGCCATCGCCGAGAAGAAGTGCCTGCTCTCGGGGGAGCATTTCAGCGTGGACGGCACGTTGATCCAGGCGTGGGCCGGACACAAGAGCTTCGTACGCAAGAACGGTGACGATCAGGACAACGATGGTAGCGGCGCGGGCGACTTCAAGGGCGAGAAACGCAGCAACGAGACACATCAGTCGAGGACCGATCCAGATGCGCAGCTCTATCGCAAAGGCAAAACGGCCAGCGAATTGCGGTACAGGGGCCATACGCTGACCGATAACCGGCACGGCCTGGTGGTCAATGCGGGCGTGACACGCGCCGACGGGCATGCAGAGCGTGGAGCCGCCAAGATCATGATCCACGACGTGCGGCAAGCGGCAGAGGATCCGAACGTAGAAATTACGTTGGGTGCAGACAAGGGTTACGACGCTCAGGAATTCATCGAGGCGTGCCAACAGATGAAGGTCACACCGCACGTTGCGCAAAACACCTCGGGGCGACGTTCGGCAGTGCCCGATACGATTGCCTCGAGCGCGGGCTACGCCATTTCGCAGCAAAAGCGGAAGTTGATCGAACAAGGTTTCGGCTGGGCCAAGACCGTAGGGCGCATGCGCCAGGTGATGGTGCGCGGCTTGAAGAAGGTGGACCAGATGTTCGTGTTGAACATGACGGCCTATAACCTCGTGCGCATGCGATCCCTGGCACAAATCCGCCCATAG
- a CDS encoding M24 family metallopeptidase: MSEYKGRVSKLRDALRVANIDVALISDPDAVAYFGGFWNYLGMDFGRPTLLVVPQDRDPVLITPLMESEMCSLMTWIKDIRPWCDGIDDEWRKPLREVLAASKVKRLGVERAKMPPLVAAALLVDADHIVDVGQIILDLRTIKTSSEIATMKQAGHVAVAMVEAAKQVIREGVPEYEIALAVVAAGTRKAASFLDEHKDRFVSPTIYNLQILQSGRDVCLVHRRSSVRTLKRGDPVYLCFCGIANFKNYKLGFDREFFVGSVTDEQARVYEAAVAAQQAALAQIRPGVRCEDVNAAAEQVYKDAGFAPGYRTGRSIGYSFLETPELKRGEQRTLEAGMTFAVDGGITIEGEFGGRVGDSIVVTTDGFEYLTNYPRELAVA; the protein is encoded by the coding sequence GTGAGCGAATACAAAGGCCGGGTAAGCAAACTGCGCGATGCACTCCGCGTCGCGAATATTGACGTTGCTCTGATCAGCGACCCCGATGCAGTGGCCTATTTCGGCGGCTTCTGGAACTACCTTGGAATGGATTTCGGCAGGCCAACTTTGCTGGTCGTTCCGCAAGATCGCGACCCGGTGCTGATTACTCCTCTGATGGAATCGGAGATGTGCTCGCTGATGACATGGATCAAGGACATCCGTCCCTGGTGTGACGGCATTGACGACGAGTGGCGCAAGCCGCTGCGGGAAGTGCTCGCGGCGTCAAAGGTTAAACGCCTCGGTGTCGAGCGCGCAAAGATGCCGCCGCTCGTGGCAGCGGCGCTGCTTGTCGATGCGGACCACATTGTCGATGTTGGTCAGATCATCCTCGATCTTCGGACGATCAAGACCTCGAGCGAAATCGCCACGATGAAGCAGGCAGGTCACGTTGCAGTGGCAATGGTCGAAGCAGCGAAACAGGTGATCCGGGAAGGCGTACCCGAATATGAAATCGCGTTGGCTGTCGTCGCCGCCGGAACGCGTAAAGCAGCGTCATTCCTGGATGAGCACAAGGACAGATTTGTGTCCCCGACCATTTACAACCTGCAGATCCTCCAGTCGGGGCGCGACGTCTGCCTCGTGCACCGCAGATCCTCGGTTCGCACGTTAAAGCGAGGCGACCCGGTGTATTTGTGTTTCTGCGGAATCGCCAACTTCAAGAACTACAAGCTTGGATTCGACCGCGAGTTCTTCGTTGGGTCGGTGACCGACGAGCAGGCTCGCGTCTACGAAGCGGCGGTAGCGGCGCAACAGGCGGCACTGGCGCAGATCAGGCCCGGAGTACGGTGCGAAGATGTGAATGCGGCTGCTGAGCAGGTGTACAAGGACGCGGGCTTTGCGCCGGGATATCGCACCGGACGTTCGATCGGATATTCGTTCCTCGAAACGCCAGAGCTCAAGCGCGGCGAACAGCGCACGCTTGAGGCAGGCATGACGTTCGCCGTCGATGGCGGCATTACCATCGAAGGCGAGTTTGGCGGGCGAGTCGGCGATTCGATAGTTGTTACGACGGATGGCTTCGAATACCTGACCAACTATCCTCGCGAGCTGGCGGTGGCGTGA
- a CDS encoding maleate cis-trans isomerase family protein, producing MSNLVEFKAEFDQGRHNRAKAGFVLLATEQTIEDDMFTLLPKGVGIHFTRVPNPDSITRQSLDNIASSLAESAARILPDGSLDVICYGCTSGSLVVGEKKVFAELSRGAPNAKTTSMVTAVIRGLRAVGARRIVIGTPYLDEINEMEKIYLENEGFEVLAIHGLQLEKDSDMVRVTPNSIAQMALYLDRPDADAIFISCGALRSIEVIEEIEQITDKPVITSNQAVAWDVMRLAGIQDRIRGFGRLLSEH from the coding sequence GTGAGCAACCTTGTTGAATTCAAGGCTGAGTTTGACCAGGGCCGACACAATCGCGCCAAGGCAGGCTTTGTGCTGCTCGCGACCGAGCAAACGATCGAAGATGACATGTTCACCCTTCTCCCGAAAGGCGTCGGAATCCATTTCACGCGAGTCCCCAATCCTGACAGCATCACGCGGCAATCCCTCGACAACATTGCTAGCAGTCTCGCCGAGTCTGCGGCGCGGATTCTTCCGGACGGCAGTCTAGATGTTATTTGCTACGGCTGCACGTCTGGAAGTCTGGTTGTCGGCGAAAAGAAGGTCTTTGCAGAATTGTCGCGAGGCGCCCCGAATGCAAAGACGACAAGCATGGTAACAGCCGTCATTCGCGGTCTGCGGGCGGTCGGCGCGAGGCGTATCGTCATCGGCACGCCGTATCTGGACGAAATCAACGAGATGGAGAAAATCTACCTCGAAAACGAGGGCTTCGAAGTTCTGGCAATCCATGGCCTCCAGCTCGAAAAAGACAGCGACATGGTGCGCGTGACTCCGAATAGCATTGCGCAAATGGCGCTGTATCTCGACCGTCCGGACGCTGATGCAATCTTCATTAGTTGTGGGGCACTCAGATCGATCGAAGTCATCGAAGAGATCGAGCAAATAACCGACAAGCCCGTCATTACAAGTAATCAGGCTGTTGCGTGGGATGTTATGCGACTCGCTGGCATCCAGGACCGCATCAGGGGCTTCGGACGGCTGCTGTCCGAGCACTAG
- a CDS encoding ribosome-inactivating family protein, with protein sequence MIHIYDISWLKNGAFYMDSTNFALMSGRINTREFRLLMTRYSIGHLMGRLPKAILISWCFSTCSFLYAAELRVDFGDQRQYVNSLNAVRVALGDPVSLPNIPVGRILYQLRPDASNIVEGDVVEIIGVDREDQNPDLRLVMKPSDLYLTGFIVGRVFYRFSDFAGSAGGRAQVNAPRRLVNSTVNLAVESGYLSLTRIAGIREDRTDLSIDRNSLKDGYKKLMKHGSSTKTINKAEAKALLSYATVLSEAIRFRSIQGKFAGAALGRYAYVPYRLSAEDSQRTVRWGRLSDEIRSVKGGATEIGASYGDPIPVKDVRDIFGMISSTMSK encoded by the coding sequence ATGATCCACATTTATGACATCTCTTGGTTAAAAAACGGGGCGTTTTATATGGATTCGACCAACTTCGCGCTTATGAGTGGGCGCATCAATACTCGCGAATTCCGTCTTTTAATGACGCGATATAGCATTGGACATTTGATGGGAAGATTACCAAAAGCAATTTTAATTTCGTGGTGCTTTTCGACCTGTTCATTTTTGTATGCCGCCGAATTGAGGGTCGATTTTGGCGACCAACGACAATATGTAAACTCCTTGAATGCGGTCAGAGTCGCATTGGGCGATCCTGTGTCGCTCCCGAATATTCCCGTCGGGAGAATATTGTATCAATTGAGGCCAGATGCGTCAAATATCGTCGAGGGAGATGTAGTTGAAATAATTGGAGTTGATCGCGAAGACCAAAATCCGGATCTTCGATTGGTGATGAAGCCATCTGACTTGTACTTAACAGGATTCATCGTTGGGCGCGTGTTTTACCGATTCTCTGATTTTGCAGGCTCGGCCGGCGGAAGAGCGCAGGTGAATGCGCCACGGCGGCTGGTAAATTCTACGGTAAATCTGGCAGTAGAGTCTGGCTACCTCTCGTTGACAAGGATTGCTGGGATAAGGGAGGATAGGACGGATTTGTCAATCGATAGAAATTCACTAAAGGATGGGTACAAGAAACTAATGAAACATGGTTCTTCGACTAAGACGATAAACAAAGCGGAGGCAAAGGCCTTGCTTTCATACGCAACAGTGCTATCAGAGGCGATAAGGTTTCGCAGTATTCAAGGGAAATTTGCTGGGGCTGCATTGGGCCGTTATGCTTACGTTCCCTATCGATTAAGTGCCGAAGATTCACAGAGAACTGTACGGTGGGGGCGACTAAGTGACGAGATACGTAGCGTTAAGGGAGGCGCAACAGAAATCGGTGCGTCTTACGGGGACCCGATTCCAGTAAAAGACGTCAGAGACATTTTTGGAATGATTTCATCCACGATGAGCAAATAA
- a CDS encoding helix-turn-helix domain-containing protein — translation MGRKGIEVVVSHLEREQLLSMSRSCSLPHSLVRRAKIVLMAANGHTSREIAVRCEVTSPAITHWKKRFVAQGLAGLHDEASGAAARARR, via the coding sequence ATGGGACGTAAGGGAATCGAGGTTGTCGTTTCCCATCTGGAGCGAGAACAATTGTTGTCAATGAGCCGTTCGTGTTCGCTGCCTCATTCTCTGGTGCGCCGAGCAAAGATCGTCCTGATGGCAGCGAACGGCCATACGAGCCGGGAGATCGCGGTGCGATGTGAAGTCACTTCTCCTGCGATCACGCATTGGAAGAAGCGCTTCGTCGCGCAGGGGCTCGCCGGTCTGCATGACGAAGCGTCCGGGGCGGCCGCGCGCGCACGACGATGA
- a CDS encoding GntR family transcriptional regulator, whose protein sequence is MARVVKLKGQTPRPAAKATAPRGQASDIYLTVRDRICSLHYPPGTFLGENVLAEEFQVSRTPIRQVLQRLEYEGLVETKNGVGTIVSGVDFREYRDTYNFRLRLSEMLGDFCSPLDAPQALERIESLIPRANALLNGPRNFDEFWSVLHELHFAINELIRNKELRQTHDRCYFQASRVWYNFVRDLWEEEVEYLNRELEECCRALRAADMRALGLVQRNYISFGLARIARFITG, encoded by the coding sequence ATGGCACGCGTGGTTAAATTGAAGGGCCAAACGCCGCGACCGGCAGCCAAAGCCACGGCTCCTCGTGGCCAGGCGTCTGACATCTACCTGACAGTTCGCGATCGCATCTGTAGTCTCCACTATCCGCCGGGCACCTTCCTCGGAGAAAACGTGCTGGCTGAAGAATTTCAGGTGAGCCGTACGCCCATTCGTCAGGTGTTGCAGCGACTTGAATATGAAGGCCTAGTCGAAACGAAAAACGGCGTCGGGACGATTGTTAGTGGGGTCGATTTCCGCGAGTACAGGGACACGTACAATTTCCGCCTGCGATTGAGCGAGATGCTGGGAGATTTTTGCTCGCCGCTCGACGCCCCACAGGCGCTTGAGCGCATTGAAAGCCTCATCCCCCGAGCCAACGCGTTACTAAACGGTCCCAGGAATTTCGATGAGTTCTGGTCGGTCTTGCATGAGTTACATTTCGCGATCAATGAGCTGATCAGAAATAAGGAGCTGAGGCAGACGCACGACAGGTGCTATTTTCAGGCATCACGCGTTTGGTACAACTTTGTCAGAGACCTCTGGGAAGAGGAGGTTGAATACCTTAACCGAGAACTCGAAGAGTGCTGCCGCGCGCTGCGCGCCGCCGATATGCGTGCTCTAGGCCTGGTTCAGCGGAACTACATTTCATTTGGACTCGCGCGAATCGCCCGCTTCATTACGGGTTAG
- a CDS encoding LysR family transcriptional regulator has protein sequence MTRPRPTIDLRALEAFVAVCETGSMTAAAKRLQVSQSAISQSIASLEREQSTELLDRESRPPRPNLAGRALLKLAEPLLKQAQDVSSKLRDTSRGETLPVRLGCVDSFAATVGPELIRAVSGSTRQIEMWSGLTPALSAQIHQREVDVVVCTQTTITDTRLVEVPLLSEAFLAVASRRWFERHKGANPEWGSLAAELPLIRYTARSVIGQQIERLARHLNIGSARHYEFDATDPLLSLVSANLGFAISTPLCLWQARHYLDTLVVFPLPRSHLSRRDFFILHRRGEWDELVDQISALTGNVLDELIRPALKKLLPQMPATALQQSNIIKAHRDKSI, from the coding sequence ATGACACGACCTCGACCAACCATCGACTTGCGGGCTCTGGAAGCATTCGTCGCCGTCTGCGAAACGGGGTCGATGACCGCAGCCGCCAAGCGGCTGCAGGTCAGTCAAAGTGCCATCAGCCAATCAATCGCATCCCTCGAACGCGAGCAGAGCACGGAGCTTTTGGACCGGGAGAGCCGGCCGCCCCGGCCCAATCTCGCCGGCCGCGCTCTGCTCAAGCTCGCCGAGCCCCTGTTGAAGCAGGCACAAGATGTCAGCAGCAAGCTTAGGGACACGTCGCGAGGCGAGACGCTGCCGGTTCGACTTGGATGCGTTGACTCGTTCGCTGCCACCGTCGGTCCGGAGCTGATTCGCGCCGTGTCCGGATCAACCCGTCAAATTGAAATGTGGTCTGGGCTTACGCCAGCCCTTTCAGCGCAAATTCATCAGCGCGAGGTTGACGTCGTGGTTTGCACTCAGACCACAATTACCGACACACGACTGGTCGAAGTTCCGCTTTTATCAGAGGCTTTTCTCGCGGTCGCTTCTCGCCGCTGGTTCGAGAGGCATAAGGGAGCAAATCCCGAATGGGGAAGCCTGGCTGCCGAACTGCCGCTGATTCGATACACGGCGCGTTCAGTAATTGGGCAGCAGATTGAGCGGTTAGCTCGACATCTGAATATCGGCAGCGCTCGTCATTACGAATTCGATGCGACGGACCCGCTGCTGAGCCTTGTCAGCGCAAACCTCGGTTTTGCCATTTCCACACCGCTCTGCCTTTGGCAAGCGCGCCACTATCTTGACACTTTAGTCGTATTTCCTCTTCCCAGGAGCCATCTCAGTCGGCGGGATTTTTTCATTTTGCACAGGCGTGGCGAGTGGGACGAACTCGTGGACCAGATCTCGGCTCTTACCGGAAACGTCCTCGACGAGCTGATCCGTCCAGCGCTCAAAAAACTGTTACCGCAGATGCCTGCGACCGCGCTACAACAGTCAAACATAATAAAGGCTCATCGTGACAAAAGTATATGA
- a CDS encoding aldo/keto reductase, translating to MQIRKLGRSNLKVSALGLGCMSMSALYGPPGDKQEMISLIRAAYERGVTLFDTAESYGPFINEELVGEALQPIRDQVVIATKFGFDIDMATGERRGGTNSRPTHIKAVADACLKRLRTDRIDLFYQHRVDPTVPIEDVAGAIKDLIAQGKVRHFGLSEAGVQTIRRAHAVQTVTAVQSEYSLFWRGPEGGLLSTLEEFGIGFVAFSPLGAGFLTGRIDENTRLHPTDFRNSVPRFSPQARKANKALIEVLETFAVDKNATLAQIALAWLLARKSWIVPIPGTTKLHRLEENLGALDVDLTEEDVSQISERISRIEVRGDRLPEAILKVIGL from the coding sequence ATGCAGATACGCAAACTTGGACGGAGCAACTTGAAAGTCTCTGCCCTCGGCCTTGGTTGTATGAGCATGAGCGCCCTATACGGGCCGCCGGGCGACAAACAGGAAATGATCAGCCTCATCCGAGCAGCTTATGAGCGCGGCGTTACGCTGTTTGACACAGCCGAATCGTATGGGCCGTTTATCAATGAAGAGCTTGTCGGAGAGGCATTGCAGCCAATCCGCGATCAGGTGGTTATCGCCACGAAATTCGGCTTCGACATCGACATGGCGACGGGTGAGCGCAGGGGCGGTACGAACAGTCGGCCCACACATATCAAGGCCGTGGCGGATGCCTGCCTGAAGCGCCTGCGCACCGACCGTATTGACCTCTTTTATCAGCATCGCGTCGACCCTACTGTTCCAATTGAGGATGTTGCCGGTGCGATCAAAGACCTTATTGCTCAGGGCAAGGTCAGGCACTTTGGGCTGTCGGAGGCAGGCGTGCAGACGATCCGCCGCGCCCATGCCGTGCAAACTGTGACAGCCGTCCAGAGCGAGTATTCGCTATTTTGGCGCGGGCCGGAAGGAGGGCTATTGTCGACTCTGGAAGAATTCGGGATTGGTTTCGTGGCGTTCAGTCCTCTAGGCGCCGGTTTTCTGACCGGCAGGATCGACGAAAATACCAGACTCCATCCGACAGACTTTCGCAATTCCGTCCCACGGTTCTCGCCGCAAGCGCGCAAGGCGAATAAGGCACTGATCGAGGTGCTGGAGACTTTCGCTGTAGACAAGAACGCCACGCTGGCACAGATCGCGCTGGCGTGGCTGCTGGCACGCAAAAGTTGGATCGTACCAATTCCAGGCACAACGAAGCTGCACCGCCTAGAGGAGAATCTTGGCGCCCTCGACGTCGATTTGACTGAGGAAGACGTGAGCCAGATCAGTGAGAGAATCTCGAGGATCGAGGTGAGAGGCGACCGATTGCCCGAAGCAATCTTAAAGGTGATAGGACTTTGA